The Plodia interpunctella isolate USDA-ARS_2022_Savannah chromosome 28, ilPloInte3.2, whole genome shotgun sequence nucleotide sequence atataaaattattggtCTGAGATATAATGTTCATCCAGAATAATTACTTAGATAGTGACTCCACATCCATCAGTGTCTAGATTGACACAACCCTGTGAATGAGCTCCAGGCATTCCGTACTGTTAACCGTCGCAACTGTCGTCGCAGCACGTTGTCGttcccatggaattagtaggtactccgtacttactaattccatgggaaCGTCATGGGATAGTTTCATGGTTATATGGTTTGTTTGACACTGACATGCATTTGACGTGCGTCGAAACCctatacaatttctgcgttgagggacggacgtcaaaatgaTGGAGCGCGATTGAGCAATGAGGCGTGTCTCTTATTGTATGGAACGTAGTAAATTTAAGCGGTGGTAGTCcaccgcctgtgatcgaagagtcccaggttcgaatccagTTAGTGCCTCCATGAGTTTGCATACCAATACCTACGAAAGTGTAGGCCAAagctaattataaatatatttgaatctATAACTTTAGTATGGTGGTAGATAAATTGATGTTGATTGTGTAGATTAGTCTTTTCCACATAAAATCGCATGTTTTGCCCGTGCCAATGGCAGAGTCGTGCTTCGTTGTCATGACGTCCGTCGACTTACAATGTAAGTCACGACGCAACGTAGCAATAGGGCCCGGTGGCCATGAAACATacaacacgtagcacgtctaCACGTTCCCTCTTTTTTTGACACGGTGCGTGCGCGTTATGAtgaaaagagacagcatgtggacttTAGTAATGTGCtacgtatttttatgtttcgcGGTAGGCCTTCTGGCTTTAAGTTAATTTGCTTCAGATTTCTGTAATTAAGTTAATCAATGAAATTAATCAATTACGAACCATTAAATTGAACATAACATGGTTTGTGTCCAACGTCCTGACCGAAATGGAAACATACGAGAACCAATTCAGAAAAAATAAGTCTACATTTAGGTCTAAAAGCTAGTGGTTGTGATATGAACACTGTATAATCAACAGCAATGTATATGACTTGGATATACTTATATGGTACAAAGCTACGATGGAAATTCGTGGAGAGATTGGATTCAGGTACAAACTTTTCTTTAAATCGAAATTCGATCTTACAATCAACAGAATCAAGATTAGTATGTGTTTGATCGAAGACATTTTCCTTCTTCCTTTCTCcatgatattaataatattagaaactagcttttgtccgcggctttgCCTGcgtaatttcccacgggaacagacatttttcaggaatgaaaagtaccctatgttcttttccgtacttcaaactacacgtatgcaaaatttgaagaagataggttaaatagataaagcgtgaaggagtaacaaacaaataaacgtacaaacttactttcacatttataatattagttaggataggatTAGGATTGAAATTAGGTGTGTGGCTTAATGTCGTCAAGGTTGTGATGTCAAGCAGTATGGACTCTTTTTTATGGACAGTTGTGTAAAGAAGGTACTAATATTCCAGTCGGCCAgtcgtaatataatattatatattaataatactgGCAGAATTCAAATTACTAATAAACTTTCGTCTAGTCATTTAAGTAGAAATTACTCGCCATCAGCAAAAGCAAATTGAAGTATTAGTGAGCGTTATTTCAACTGAAAAGCTACcaagacattaaaataatatatcttccACAGATGTGTTATTTCTTTTGCTGTTCCAAACAATCACTGCTGGAGATCTGACATCACCAGATACAGAATTTTGTGCAAATGATGGCCGAACTTACACATATAAGGAACTTCAATCGGCTAAATCAACACTGCCTTCTCTAAAATTATTGCATCAAGGTCCTTGTTCaaagtttttcaaaaaatttgcTGCAGCGCATGATTTTGCACCACTGAAAACTATTGACGACGAAAAAACCAAATGTGGTAAGGATGGTCAAACTTATCAAGACGATTTGGCAGTGAAAACATTAGCTTTTGAAAACCCAGGTTTAGATATCTCACAACAAGAACCATGTCAGCCGAAATATGATCCATTTGAAATGCTTGTTTGCGGAAGTGATGATAAAACTTACCATCGTAAAGATATttcattaaagaaatttgatcAACCAGATTTGAATATAGCATATTTTGCACCATGTAATACGCTAAATAGACAGCTGAAAAAGTCACCAGTCGACGATGAAAATATAGTCTGCGCTAGCgatataataacatatgaTTATCATGACTTTAATGCAGctgtaaaattaaatccaGATCTACAAATACTACATTTGGGTCCGTGCGTACTAAAATTGGATGATCTCGATGATTGGTTgcctaaatatataaagccaGGCGCTGATGATCGTTTAGTCTCTTTAACACCAAGGAAGGGTTACCCTGAAGGACCTAGAACTGGTTTTGTTAGTGTTTTAAGTGCTCCTGGCATGCCTGGTGGGCCAGGTGGTCCTGGTGGTCCCGGAGGTCCTGGCGGACCATGGGGTCCATGGGGGCCTCGAGGCCCTGGAGGCCCAGGAGGGCCTGGTGGCCCTGGAGGTCCTGGCGGCCCTGGGGGCCCAGGTGGGCCTAAACAATGGCATCCTCCACGTGAAATATGCGATTCAAATTTAGGTAAAGTAGTTTGCGGCACGAAAGACGCTGTCGAAGGTGGCTATGGTGTCATCAAAGATATTGCATCGGatatttttggtattttattatggtaatGGCAGTTTATAGTTTAATGAGCGATAATTCGTTGTCCGGTTGTCCGTCaattctgtctgtatgtttaaaCCTTTTCCTTAGGAAAGCGTCAAGGCATTaagctaaaaatattgatattttaattgaattaatgcCTTTATAAATACTCGGGTTTATAAGTATACTTTCCTTTatctgtgaataaataaaatttgtttttcaacGCCATTGTTCTGTCTACCTTGAAGGGATAAAGACATGATACTAGTAGCAGCTGTTGTATATTTGAATCtactaatatttgtatgtatcgAGATAGTCGACCAATTTCTATGGTCGTAATAAATCAAACAACGCGAAGTGGTAATTAAAATGCAATTATATTggaaaccaaaaatataatacttatggAGATCGCTATGCTCACTTCTCTATcgaaacaaacacatataCTACCAGACCACTGCTATATGGTAGCTAGATAGCTAGACTAAGTCGACCACGAGAGTGAATGAGTAGCAGCTGTCATAACCCGCTCTTCAGTTTTTTAATCAGAGATATCAAACTTCCAAAAGAAAAGTATTCAATTGGATtcttatcatattattttttaaattggaacATCGTTTCTTACTTATTTTTCGAGTGTAATCATAGTGGCCAGCGCAGTTGATTACTACAATTACTATtactttactattattataaattctggACAATGTTcaaataatatgtaggtaaaattacacaaaacaataattccaaaattatataaatttaacgtcaTTAGTGATTCTTCTTCAAATTGATCGTCCACCATGCACTATAGATTGTagagatattaaaaaagtttaaaattgtgttattttttttattctaaaattacaCGGCACGGCGACATCTACCGTTATAGCCAGGAGCGAGGCAGAAGCCATAGGTAATTTCCTCGGGAGCGGGTTTACCATTGTCTTCCTCAGCCGGTGGTTCGTTGACTTCACTGTCGTCATAGTATACTTCAGTGGAGGGCCCGCCGAAACAGTAATTGAAaagtatacaaatattaataccaCTCCTAAGCGGAGGTTTGATTAGATAATGGTCATGGGGGTAATATCTAACAGGGTAATGACGGTCAGGGTAATGACTATCAGGGTAATGTTTGTTAGGGTAATGACTGCCAGAGTAATGATTACCAGGGTTATAACTACTAGAATATTGACTGTTATGATAACGGTTGCTAGGGTTATGGCTACCAGGGTAATGATTACCAGGGTAATAACTATCAgctttgtttgttattttctgAACCGGACTATGATGGACAGATTTGAGGTTAGGTGTAACTTTGACAATTATTACTCCATAATTGTGTATACGATCGCTCCCgttgttatattttgaatatccTATTGTTGCAAAGATTTGAAGAGTCAATACGACACCTGTGGACAAAGAACAGAACTAAactgtgggcgaagtgcgggcttgtatttcacttctcaccatcaaTACAATCACATTGCGCTATTGTGCCGCGACGACAACGCTGTACAATTCGCTgcatctcacttcgaatcgattcgatggtgagaagtgaaatgtaaaCACGTATAACTCCTATGCACTCATATACGAAGACAGAAGCGACTCCTTAAGCATTGTAAAACGATTTATTATCACTCTATCtcgtttctctttcttgtatgaacGATGAGAAAATGAAGGAATTAAATGGCCCTGTCTCCCATTAGCTGGCAATACTGGATGTTTATCAACAAATCCTGGCCGTTCAATTTGGTATTgtaatagcaaaaaaaaaaaatagttcgaTAAAAATCCGTCTTCTTCCCTTTTTTCACAGACTGtgtatatagttttctctgtctaagCTTTgttgaaagagagagagagagattggTAATACCTGCCCGCATAACTAAAGTTGTGTTCTCTTGCCTACTAATAGacttcaatttaattacaactATGATTTATGCAgctaaaattaatcaattatgATCCACTAATATGAATAACAAACCGTGAAATCGAAAAAAGAAGAAGTTTTATGTCCAATATCTTAACTGAAATcgaaatttagaaaatatttttggtctCTGAGTATAAGCGACTGTGATGTAAAACTATGTACAGGATGGCTTTTGAAAAATCTGCCTGAAAACAATCAACAGAATTGAAATGACTTTTTCCTGggattatttttttggttCAAGTTTAAGATGGCGCCTCAATTCAGGTACGAATCCCtccgttatttttaatttcttattgtaGAGGATCGTATGGTCGCGATACTTTTGTGACACTTTTTTATATGCCCTGGGTTCCACCATTCGAATCTATGCTCTGGCTGtgtcgcttttataatatatcaatcatacttaataaataaaaatgaccgAAGTTAGAGTTGACTTTGTTGTTGTTTAAACACAGTTAGCTACTAAAGTTAACTGTctaaaattcaattcaataaaatatatctcactagcttttacccgcagTGTGAATTTCTATGCAAAAgcgaaaattttcaaaaaaagagataacctatgtttgaacgtCTTTTGAgcgtctttaactacatgcatacggaatttcatcaaaatcgatctaGCTATTTAACCGTGAAGgaggaacagacagactttcgcatttaaaatattattatggacgGTTGTTCTAAGATCTAAGATAAACTCATGTCCGCCACTATTGTGTGCATTAGAACCAAGGTAGAAGTAATTCAGAAtttgacgaccttggtggcgcagtggtagggttcttgccactgaaccgagaggtcccgggttcgagccccggtcgggtcatgatggaaaatgatctttttctgattggctcttgggtcttggatgtttatctatatatgtatttattataaaatatagtatcgttgagttagcatcccataacacaagtctcgaacttactttggggctagctcaatctgtgtgatttgtcctaatatatttattattatttacataaattttgatacataaatttaacataaatttctATAGCAGTATGAGTTATTTCAACTAAAAGCTGTATTTAACTATCGTATTTTCAACCTTAACAGATGTGTTTATACTTTTGCTGTTCCAAACAATCACTACTGGAGATCCGGCGTCACCAGCAACAGAATTTTGTGCAAATAATGGGCGAACTTACACTTATCAAGAACTTCAAACGGTTAAATCAACACTGccttctttaaaattattgcatcAAGGTGCTTGTTCAAAGATTTTCGAAAAATTAGCTGCAGCGCATGATTTTGTACCACTGAAAACTATTGACGAAGCAAAAACAAGATGTGGTAATGATGGACGAACTTATCAAAACGATTCGGAAGTgaaattatctaaattaaaaaaaccagATCTGGAAATCTTACATCCAGGGCCGTGTCtgctaaaatataaagaactCAAAGTGCTTGTTTGCGGTACTGATGGTAAAACTAAAACTTACAACAACGAAGAAATTTCGTcaaatgtttttgataaaCCAGAACTAAATATAGCACACATTGGACCATGCGATAAGCAAGGGCGATTTCGGAAAAAGCACAAAAATACGGTTTGCGCAAGCGATGTTAAAACATATGATTATCAAGACTTTAAATCAGctgtaaaagtaaaagttaACCTAAAAATGCTTCATGCAGGGCCGTGTGTGTTGCAATTGGTTGAATCAGAAAGTCGACCAATAGGACGTTGTAAAGGATGCGATTGGATACCACAATCCGAAAATCCAGGATCTGTAAAGAGCGGTTCTGGTCATCATGTTAAACTATATTATCCTGGGTACCCTGGGGGACCTGGTGGGCCTGGTGGGCCAGGTGGGCCAGGTGGGCCAGGTGGACCTGGTGGGCCTGGTGGACCTGGTGGACCTGGGGGCCCTGGAGGTCCTGGGGGTCCTGGTGGGCCTGGGGGGCATGGTGGTCATGGCGGTTATTGTGGTCCTGGCGGATATTGCGACCATGGCAACCATTGCGGCCATGGCTGCCATATAGATCATGGATCCAGTCATTCGATATGTGATTCGAATGTAGGCAAATTGATATGCGGCACGAAAGATATAGTAGTAGGTGGTTTTGGTATTATCAATGATATTGCTTCTTgcatatttgatattatttggTGACAGGATTTGTCGGGGGCGATTTCTTGCGCAATCGAATTTATTAAGTTCGTTTTCACCAATCATTTCGCAGGTATTAAGCATAaatgacgatctcggtggccatgatggaaaatgatctttttctgattggcccgggtcttggatgtttatctatatatgtatttgttataaaatatagtaacgttgagttggtatcccataacacaagtctcgaacttactttggggctagttcaatctgtgtgatttgtttatttatttatttatttatattcacaaTCAAAAAATTTGGTTTCATGCGTTAGATTGTGATTTTAAGCGCAAgctttaaacaaaattgagAACGTTTATGAATTTGACTCCGCGAATATTATTAGATCACTCTTCGTAAGTGACTTGCCACAGGCAATTAAATATTCACCCGTGAAAACAACCGGTACCACGTGCGGCGTTTGGAGACGCATGACTTTATTCCCTAACTTGAGTAAGgcaagaatatttattttttgaagtaaaCATTTCTTTAGCGGCTTTGTGCAGTTTTTGTGATaggtaaaaagttttaaactcGCGGCGACCCAAAAATTCCTAAGACGTcgaaaatgcacaacgttaatattgaatttttgatTTCCGCCGGCACGATTACGTGTTgcgatgtatgtttgttgaaATATAGGTATCTCCGCTAcaaaggtataatttattgtttttattatatttaaacaagaaTTCTGATATCAGTTGTAGTATTATATAGTATCCGTTCAGGAGTCAAGTAAGGGCTATTTCCAATTATccaataaatgataaaatacaaatacatttaaaaccgCTAATATAGTGTAATTACTAATTAGTTAATGTAATCatgtattaatgaaataaaccattaaaaacaatgaagtatttttatttacttagttcTAAAGTGTGACTCGCTCACATATCGGAGGGCAGAAGGCGGCCGGGTCGTCTACGTAGGTACGTGCAGGAGTGGCGAACAAGTTCAACAAAGAATTGCGCGATATAGCAATGGACCGAGCACCGTAGAAGAAATATTGAAGCCTTGGCCCAGTTTTGGAATATAAATAGCTATTAcagtatgataataaaatagttatttaaatagtttcatTTAGTGCTATTAATAGTGTTGGTAAGGTCAgagaatattgtaaatacatatgtatgatCTAGGTGAAATAGATAAACTCTAAACTCACGATCATTATAACAACTGTAAGAATGCAGCAGCTGGATCAGTAAACGAAGATTTAtagttggttggaaagtcaattttcaaaaagtatgaaattataaaaacgaattcaacaatcataaaaaaactaaaattttgtaacaacttttattaagaagtcatcaccataaacgtaatatttaaagtcaacaaatattatctatctttgtgaatattttagcaagttgtgacgtcaccTTATTcctgtcatttagtatggagcgtttggacgaatccaaaaatgtgtgattttatcaTCAAACATTTCAGCAGTAAAAAAAGGCCTCTTCAAGGAGTTCCAACCTGACCAGTTGGAAGCCTGCACCAGATATTTCCCTGTCACTTTAGTGAGGTCACCCGACCACCTGGGGGGTACGCTGCagcttcttttatttttcattgatttcCTTACAGTcttacagtcgtattcctcgaATGTGGCACCTCAGACAGAAACACTGTTCACCGAAGCACGTTTCgccgaattttttttttatatctccaAAACCTAACCTAATGATGTCAAGCAGAACTAAATTtaccgattattttaattcaaacttATCTATAACGTCCTCTGATACCTCGCATTGACAGCAAAAAAGTAAGCGAGCTTACCGCGAGCTCGACGCTGTTTTGGTGGCAAGGTGAAGCATGTTGACGAAGGACGCATATTCCAGCAAACGTGACTTTGATGGATGGAAGCAGTGTTGGTAGGTAGATATAGGCTTGTCCGTTTCAGCCTCCGAGCTGGCTGGGTGTGGtgcatatttatattcatgtattttaattcaaactgATCTAGATTTTGAgcaaccaaaaaaaaaattgtgaatagtGTTTCTGTGAACTGTATACACtccgtattcctcatggtcAATAAGAATGAAACAAACGCAgtgactttcttggcaatatgataaagtggtttgccattattTTCTCCGTTTCACatactatataaattatcaattagAGTGTAGGATTACTCACGgtattttccttcactggataGTTTGCAGGAAACGGagaaaaatgttacatatCAAAAGCAAATTagctaataaatattcaattatacgcttttaataaaaaacttgtcataatcataattgttttaattttatttaccatgtttataatttcttaaataatagCTTTGTTAAGCGTTTGATTTACAATTTAGAGGTAGAATAGTTAActgtaaacataatttaaaatgctgtggaaaaaaatgtataatggtaatatttttattgaagaaaATGCTAAGTTTGACTAAATTATAAAGCAACCCAAAATTGGAGATGAAAAAGCATAAAAGCTGCAGAACCAAATGAGAAAACGTAAAGTGATTAGGTTTTGGTGATGGCGTCGCTGctgttaaacaaatttatcaaaaaaatgcCTTTTCAAAATTGTTCCAATTTCTCCAAATTGGTCGTTGATTCaagaaccattattattttattagctgttcagtattaaattgaaaccattattattttattagctgttCAGTATTAAATTGAAAGTGTGAATAAGTACCTAAGCAAATTGATGTTGTTTTGTGGGATTCCTGTGCTCAATGattaagattaattttttttcagcgGCAACATATTCCATAATTCTTCTGTCACTCCATATTACTACAGCCACAACGTATATAacagttttgaataaaaatggtgatattacaaacatataCGAAAGAAGAAGTTTACCACAACGGAAACCTAACCTCAAAATAGTTAGCCGTTATATGGAATCTCGATTATGtctaaaacaaaactataacAATACAACACAGCTATACAAAGATGATGAACGTAtttatgatgatgaaataGAATTAATTCTAGTTAGAATTGTAGATccagatttaaaaattctgCACCGACTTCATTGCAAAAGTATGACAAAACTTTTACACGGAAAACCTTTATTATGCGCAAGTAATGGTAAAACCTACAAGACTTACAGAGAATTCTCTCTTTCAAGATTACAACATCACGGATGGGATATGGTTTATAAAGGATCTTATCCCCCTGGTTTTAAAAAGCGGGTAAAACCTAAAGTGTTTTTTGATGATATCCTACTTAGAAATCGTAAAATACGTGACCTTAATTCGAAAAGTTACAATAACAGAAAATACAAACAGGTTTTAGtaaaacataacctaaaagTGATAAATTCTGgacaagattttttgaaattgaaaagaaattatGACAGTTCAATTGTTGAACGTTTGGCTAATTCAAAATGGCGGTTTAATCCCGCCATTTTGGATACTGCTGGAAGTAAACAGCAAAtcgaaaataagaaaaatgaaCAGTTCAAAGTTTATGAAGACTTTGATTCCGAAGAATTGGAGAGAGaaagatataaaatgaaaaactgTTGGTGGTGTTATTGGGAgcggaaaaaaataaattctactgTAAATGAGAAAacatgatataatataaactcaatatacctaatttgAATAGTTATACAAATGTAACATTCGCCAAGAAGAACAACAAAatcttttgtttgttatgactttattgtactaaaataatagacacttaaattaaaattaatagaataaaGATATACAATAGCGGACTT carries:
- the LOC128681804 gene encoding uncharacterized protein LOC128681804, whose amino-acid sequence is MTFSWDYFFGSSLRWRLNSDVFILLLFQTITTGDPASPATEFCANNGRTYTYQELQTVKSTLPSLKLLHQGACSKIFEKLAAAHDFVPLKTIDEAKTRCGNDGRTYQNDSEVKLSKLKKPDLEILHPGPCLLKYKELKVLVCGTDGKTKTYNNEEISSNVFDKPELNIAHIGPCDKQGRFRKKHKNTVCASDVKTYDYQDFKSAVKVKVNLKMLHAGPCVLQLVESESRPIGRCKGCDWIPQSENPGSVKSGSGHHVKLYYPGYPGGPGGPGGPGGPGGPGGPGGPGGPGGPGGPGGPGGPGGPGGHGGHGGYCGPGGYCDHGNHCGHGCHIDHGSSHSICDSNVGKLICGTKDIVVGGFGIINDIASCIFDIIW
- the LOC128681701 gene encoding uncharacterized protein LOC128681701, which produces MYMTWIYLYGTKLRWKFVERLDSDVLFLLLFQTITAGDLTSPDTEFCANDGRTYTYKELQSAKSTLPSLKLLHQGPCSKFFKKFAAAHDFAPLKTIDDEKTKCGKDGQTYQDDLAVKTLAFENPGLDISQQEPCQPKYDPFEMLVCGSDDKTYHRKDISLKKFDQPDLNIAYFAPCNTLNRQLKKSPVDDENIVCASDIITYDYHDFNAAVKLNPDLQILHLGPCVLKLDDLDDWLPKYIKPGADDRLVSLTPRKGYPEGPRTGFVSVLSAPGMPGGPGGPGGPGGPGGPWGPWGPRGPGGPGGPGGPGGPGGPGGPGGPKQWHPPREICDSNLGKVVCGTKDAVEGGYGVIKDIASDIFGILLW